The proteins below are encoded in one region of Paramisgurnus dabryanus chromosome 2, PD_genome_1.1, whole genome shotgun sequence:
- the LOC135730799 gene encoding uncharacterized protein, with product MLVGPLNLCFFLLMLNSESVLALCEVRVRILNFGCHLDWECPDANPDTTYTVQSRTSGKPWKNVSDCIQISRKSCNLSHVTNINVYNYIKLSSEEQLGIINETYCNPMNDEAPTFSPPSVTISMENQSLWVTVYFPCAPSTSCNNRKETHCPCSISDHTVLSVTVILYNKNNPSDTQIRSVGNVEEISIREEFGFIISGNVYCAVANFTSEGPPVSEPSPPSPPQCIYIPAKIESLIVMVVCAVIVALVLACFLLWRLCGSSERPLPKSLASLYDQEIQNATFIDSSKAAPDRESSEGDKISIVSLYEFTLIDNQSYYHSSQSLGKGYYKSPMLQDPNYIEDSAGVLAVESEGLEIDEADCFELLWTSNVMQERGERYPYLSETPNIPLSSVRVKCAEREETTAGPELCGDVTGHVYEETCRSINLCV from the exons ATGCTCGTTGGTCCCCTAAActtgtgtttttttctcttGATGCTGAATTCAG AGTCTGTGCTCGCTTTATGTGAGGTGAGAGTGAGGATACTTAATTTTGGATGCCATCTTGACTGGGAGTGCCCTGATGCCAACCCTGACACAACTTACACGGTCCAGAGCAGGACAAGTGG CAAACCATGGAAAAATGTTTCCGACTGCATCCAGATCTCCAGGAAGAGCTGCAATCTGTCACACGTTACAAACATAAACGTCTACAACTACATTAAACTGAGCTCAGAGGAGCAGTTGGGCATCATCAATGAAACATACTGTAACCCAATGAATGACG AGGCTCCAACATTCAGTCCTCCATCCGTCACCATTTCAATGGAGAACCAAAGCCTCTGGGTGACTGTATATTTTCCTTGTGCTCCTTCCACAAGCTGCAATAACAGGAAAGAAACACATTGCCCCTGCTCCATATCTGACCATACAGTTCTCTCAGTTACAGTCATACTGTACAACAAAAATAATCCCTCAGACACACAG ATACGCTCAGTTGGAAATGTGGAGGAAATTTCTATCCGGGAGGAATTTGGGTTCATCATATCAGGGAACGTGTACTGCGCCGTTGCCAACTTCACATCTGAAGGCCCTCCTGTCAGTGAGCCTTCACCCCCCAGCCCTCCGCAGTGCATTTACATACCAGCAAAGATTG AAAGCCTCATTGTTATggttgtatgcgctgttatcGTCGCTCTCGTCCTAGCGTGTTTTTTGCTCTGGAGACTGTGTGGGTCTTCTGAACGCCCTCTGCCCAAATCATTG GCATCGCTTTATGACCAGGAAATACAAAATGCGACATTTATTGACTCCAGCAAGGCTGCACCTGACCGCGAGAGCTCTGAGGGTGACAAGATTTCCATTGTATCCCTTTATGAGTTTACACTCATTGACAACCAGTCATACTACCACAGCTCTCAAAGTCTGGGCAAGGGGTATTACAAAAGCCCCATGCTGCAGGATCCAAACTACATTGAGGATTCCGCAGGGGTCTTGGCCGTGGAGTCCGAAGGCTTGGAAATCGATGAAGCCGATTGTTTTGAACTTCTGTGGACATCAAATGTGATGCAGGAGAGAGGGGAAAGATATCCATATCTAAGTGAGACCCCGAACATCCCTTTGAGCTCAGTGCGAGTGAAATGCGCTGAACGGGAAGAAACGACTGCTGGTCCAGAACTGTGTGGAGATGTTACTGGCCACGTGTATGAGGAAACGTGTAGGAGCATAAACCTGTGTGTATAG